In Colias croceus chromosome 26, ilColCroc2.1, one DNA window encodes the following:
- the LOC123703474 gene encoding uncharacterized protein LOC123703474 codes for MDMEQIVIKSEIQPNGDILLFYVDESNDVSNAGILESDQQEDIQMLSETKYVIEDTGESESADELDLAQASEQLATEQWLDEEIRRLIVFYLDNKETFRSGTTKKKHLWTVACKTMLLGKQPLSCEYKLRSIRDKYYQIHLEKLKGKNIQWQFYNLCHQAFQDENPVDPVDSYLNVTESKPEVIENTNENKTNIRKSSADANVEKMLRLYLQYKTYHLSNVNQKSVWEKIASDMGEKDVDYWHKRFLNFKQHYVKMLYKRLEVGSASVSWPYMHIFDEIYENDEEFQKKFSPKQLTLQVDTVDKNSWNTTEITFLAKYYYDCFKDFQDPTIPNSFLWHEVGRLLDKKPDCCMEKFLELKNAHFDKLIEGGYDLTGRVPLEIILDNIIAKETQIELDQPRKSYFSEDWQMERLDVLVQYIYDNINMVKDHVCYYVCWATVAKKLGCSVVECRKQWDNLTSLYKTILDDKKEDPEMQIDWRYIDLFDRIFDYGMDVNLLAGYEKSNKQQADSGKIGVKKIHIKDFDDKDRDNHSEDEVSYDERGFTLRSKRRSGDAKAYKILEYYLKNKDKFTSSNYKKLILWEALAKQIGMTAAECAHRFRNFKQVYTNYIQREINKPEMPIMWPYYALCKKVFGYRAIKAKLKSGKADSSDSEDWSPKDIKKLINYFANNFNKLDNDVENKSKWTNLANEIGRTENSCSEKFIELRKSYRKLKTMKANNPDVKVSWKYFNIMDEIYNNNQKTEVEGMEIDEEQYMNIKSEVPDDDDFQCIIVIPEGGDMSQAQFIYQKKDEEEVVETEVIKMSNPSKVWNKRSKTRLLIQYLKYLKSHENQEINRNDMWTEIANKMDDKTPAACRKMYLLLKSRHKNDPSESTPYYKLMQKILALKPILKLRKNNDLEEKKVYKDVPLDDSKVEQALTYYLRNLEDFINPKFEKKYLWSELATYLSEPVNVVFTKINYLKQSFKNGLETPIRGILEEILIKENELRENLQDSKNISSEDNLEETWTDIETERLLTWYLAHLDKFKNPKFVRSYLWMEASDILKKSPLVCSKKMMEIRSQYRSMVRERPEELEEWRFYNLCQRIYGTGKKSVSE; via the exons ATGGATATGGaacaaattgtaattaaaagtGAAATTCAACCTAATGGAGacattcttttgttttatgtgGATG AAAGTAATGATGTGTCCAATGCAGGCATTCTAGAGAGCGACCAGCAAGAAGATATTCAAATGCTTTCAGAaactaaatatgtaatcgaAGACACAGGTGAGAGTGAATCAGCTGACGAACTTGACTTGGCGCAAGCAAGTGAACAGTTGGCCACAGAGCAGTGGCTAGATGAAGAGATTAGACGTCTAATTGTTTTCTATCTTGATAATAAAGAAACATTCCGCAGTGGTActacaaaaaagaaacatCTATGGACTGTCGCCTGTAAAACAATGCTGCTCGGTAAACAACCTCTTTCATGTGAGTATAAACTGCGCTCAATTAgagataaatattatcaaatacatTTAGAAAAGCTAAAGGGAAAGAATATACAGTGGCAGTTTTATAATCTTTGCCACCAGGCCTTTCAGGATGAAAACCCTGTAGACCCTGTAGACTCATACCTAAATGTAACAGAAAGCAAGCCAGAGGTCATTGAAAatacaaatgaaaataaaaccaatATAAGAAAGTCTTCAGCTGACGCTAATGTGGAAAAAATGTTGAGACTCTATTTGCAATACAAAACTTACCATTTAAGCAATGTTAACCAAAAGTCAGTTTGGGAAAAAATTGCATCTGACATGGGCGAGAAAGACGTGGACTATTGGCACAAACGTTTTTTGAACTTTAAGCaacattatgtaaaaatgCTGTATAAAAGATTGGAGGTTGGAAGTGCAAGTGTAAGTTGGCCATACATGCACATCTTTGatgaaatatatgaaaatgatGAAGAATTTCAAAAGAAATTTTCTCCCAAACAGTTAACTCTTCAGGTAGATACAGTAGATAAAAATTCATGGAACACAACAGAAATAACATTCCtagctaaatattattatgactgCTTTAAAGACTTTCAAGATCCCACAATACCTAATAGCTTTTTGTGGCATGAAGTTGGTCGCTTGCTGGATAAAAAGCCAGATTGTTGTATGGAGAAATTTctagaattaaaaaatgcaCATTTTGATAAACTTATTGAAGGTGGATATGACTTAACTGGTCGTGTTCCACTCGAAATAATATTGGACAATATAATTGCTAAAGAAACTCAAATAGAGTTGGATCAACCACGGAAAAGTTATTTCTCTGAAGATTGGCAAATGGAAAGACTCGATGTATTGGTGCAgtatatttatgataatattaatatggtcAAAGATCATGTatgttattatgtttgttgGGCAACAGTTGCTAAGAAATTAGGTTGCAGTGTTGTAGAATGTAGAAAGCAATGGGATAATTTGACTTCcttgtataaaacaatattggaTGACAAAAAGGAAGACCCAGAAATGCAAATAGATTGGCGATATATAGATTTGTTTGATAGAATCTTTGATTACGGCATGGATGTTAATTTGTTGGCTGGATATGAGAAATCTAATAAACAACAAGCTGATTCAGGAAAAATTGGAG ttaaaaaaatccatattAAGGActttgatgataaagatagGGACAATCACTCTGAAGATGAAGTGTCCTACGACGAAAGAGGCTTCACACTACGCTCTAAGCGACGAAGCGGTGATGCAAAGGCCTacaaaatactagaatattaCCTAAAAAACAAAGACAAGTTCACGTCAagcaattacaaaaaattaatactCTGGGAGGCGTTAGCAAAACAGATAGGCATGACAGCCGCAGAATGTGCACACAGGTTTAGGAACTTCAAACAAGTGTACACGAATTATATtcaaagagaaattaataaaccaGAAATGCCAATTATGTGGCCTTATTACGCTCTGTGCAAGAAAGTATTCGGATACAGAGCTATAAAGGCGAAACTTAAGAGCGGAAAAGCAGATTCTAGTGATAGCGAGGATTGGTCCCCGaaagatattaaaaagttaattaattatttcgcaaataattttaacaaactCGATAATGACGTTGAAAACAAATCCAAATGGACCAACTTGGCTAATGAAATTGGCAGGACCGAGAATAGTTGTTCGGAGAAATTTATAGAGTTACGTAAATCGTATAGGAAGCTGAAGACAATGAAGGCTAATAATCCAGATGTAAAGGTATCATggaagtattttaatattatggatgagatatataacaataatcaGAAGACTGAAGTTGAAGGTATGGAGATAGATGAAGAACAATACATGAATATTAAATCTGAAGTACCAGAtg atgaTGATTTTCAATGTATCATCGTAATACCTGAGGGAGGAGACATGAGTCAAGCACAATTTATATACCAGAAAAAAGACGAAGAGGAGGTTGTAGAAACTGAAGTAATCAAAATGTCAAACCCATCTAAAGTATGGAATAAACGATCAAAAACCCGACTGCTCATACAATACTTGAAGTATTTAAAATCGCACGAAAACCAAGAAATCAACCGAAACGATATGTGGACTGAGATAGCTAATAAAATGGACGACAAAACCCCTGCTGCGTGCAGAAAAATGTATCTTTTACTCAAAAGTCGCCATAAAAATGATCCTTCCGAATCTACTCcatattacaaattaatgcAGAAAATTTTAGCTCTAAAGCCGATATTAAAATTGaggaaaaataatgatttagaAGAAAAAAAGGTTTACAAAGATGTACCATTAGATGACAGCAAAGTGGAGCAAGCTTTGACATACTACTTGCGCAATTTAGAAGACTTCATCAACCCTAAATTTGAGAAGAAATATCTTTGGTCTGAATTGGCCACATATCTATCAGAACCTGTCAATGTGGtgtttactaaaataaattacttgaaGCAATCATTCAAAAACGGCTTAGAAACACCAATTAGGGGTATTTTAGAAGAGATATTGATTAAGGAAAATGAACTGAGAGAGAATTTGCAAGATAGCAAGAATATATCTTCTGAAGATAATTTAGAAGAAACATGGACTGATATTGAAACGGAGCGGTTGTTAACGTGGTATTTGGCGCATTTGGATAAATTTAAGAATCCCAAGTTTGTCCGAAGTTATTTATGGATGGAGGCTTCAGATATTTTGAAGAAGAGTCCTTTAGTCTGTTCCAAGAAGATGATGGAAATAAGGTCGCAGTATCGGTCTATGGTGAGGGAGAGACCAGAAGAGTTAGAAGAGTGGAGGTTTTATAATCTGTGCCAGAGGATTTATGGTACAGGAAAGAAGAGTGTCAGTGAATAA
- the LOC123703503 gene encoding endothelin-converting enzyme homolog isoform X3, with the protein MARYKKTGFMDEDSGSVSSIQLNEGVRSGGTHIRYHTGLTFLAWHQRTKLERFLLVFSGILFLMVMLTTTLLVSTQTASYPRVPAVEKDSDLCLSGTCIYTASEVIKALDETQNPCDDFYQFACGGWVKNNPIPEGKSNWGIFSQIELQNQLIIKTAMEKINLNVTTGAEAKARIYYDACVDTNETIERLGDKPLIGIIKKLGGWHILPNTLVRTQKWDLQKLLQDIQNRYNLGGLFNWAVTEDDRNSTKHVIVLDQGGLNLPTRDNYLNKTAHKKVLDAYLDYMTRICVLLGANKTEARQQMSKVIQFETELANITTPSEDRRDEEGLYNPFTVKQWQREAPFLNWSVFFNDAFRLVNRTIPDNETIVVYAPEYFRNLTKVLRKYSKTEEDQRTITSYMMWQVSRSLSTYLSKPFRDASKILRKALFGSEGAEESWRYCVTDTNNAIGFAVGAMFVREVFHGAAKTEGEIMIDNIRAAFKKHLKQLDWMDAETREAAESKADAITDMIGFPDYILNKEELDKQYEELIVKPNEYFENNIAFNTFSLKHDLRKLDQPVNKTKWGMTPSTVNAYYTPTKNQIVFPAGILQAPFYDENNPKCVNYGAMGVVMGHELTHAFDDQGREYDRFGNLNQWWNNATIARFKKRAECIQTQYSQYSMEGQRLNGKQTLGENIADNGGLKASYHAYLEYSKTAAKNYTLPGLKYSHRQLFFISFAQVWCSAMTKESTKIQIEKDDHTVAKYRVIGPISNLPEFSTEFNCPLGSTMNPKQKCEVW; encoded by the exons GGTCTGACCTTCCTAGCATGGCACCAACGGACGAAGCTAGAGCGGTTCCTGCTGGTTTTCAGCGGGATCCTCTTCTTGATGGTGATGCTGACCACTACGCTGTTAGTCAGCACGCAGACAGCGTCGTATCCTCGCGTGCCAGCCGTTGAAAAGGATAGCG atCTCTGCCTATCAGGCACATGCATCTACACAGCTAGCGAGGTTATAAAGGCCCTGGATGAAACACAGAACCCTTGCGATGATTTCTACCAGTTCGCGTGTGGGGGTTGGGTGAAAAACAACCCTATACCTGAAGGGAAATCCAACTGGGGTATATTTAGTCAGATAGAGCTGCAGAATCAGCTGATTATAAAGACTGCTATGG AAAAAATAAACCTCAACGTGACCACCGGAGCAGAAGCGAAAGCTCGAATCTATTACGACGCTTGTGTAGACACAAATGAAACAATAGAAAGGTTGGGAGATAAACCACTGATCGGCATCATAAAGAAGCTGGGAGGCTGGCATATTCTGCCAAACACGCTTGTGAGAACGCAGAAGTGGGATCTGCAGAAGCTATTGCAGGATATTCAGAATAG ATATAATTTGGGTGGTCTATTCAACTGGGCGGTTACAGAAGATGACAGAAATTCAACTAAGCATGTTATAGTG CTCGACCAAGGAGGTCTAAACCTACCCACCAGGGACAATTACCTAAACAAAACAGCTCACAAAAAGGTCCTAGATGCCTATCTCGACTATATGACTCGTATTTGCGTATTACTTGGTGCCAATAAAACTGAAGCTAGGCAGCAAATGAGCAAAGTAATACAATTTGAGACAGAATTGGCCAATATAACCACCCCTTCTGAGGATAGAAGGGATGAAGAAGGGTTGTACAATCCGTTTACCGTGAAACAGTGGCAAAGAGAAGCGCCATTTTTAAATTGGAGCGTGTTTTTCAATGATGCGTTCAGATTGGTTAATAGGACG attccTGACAATGAGACAATAGTAGTGTACGCGCCGGAGTATTTTAGAAACTTGACCAAAGTACTCAGAAAGTACAGTAAAACCGAAGAAGACCAAAG AACAATCACCAGCTACATGATGTGGCAAGTATCGAGATCTCTCTCCACGTATTTATCTAAACCTTTCCGAGATGCATctaagatattgagaaaagcACTATTTGGTTCCGAAGGAGCGGAAGAATCCTGGAGATATTGTGTTACGGATACTAATAATGCTATTG GATTTGCGGTAGGCGCAATGTTCGTCCGGGAAGTTTTCCACGGTGCTGCCAAAACGGAAGGCGAGATCATGATAGATAACATCCGGGCGGCATTCAAGAAGCATCTCAAGCAATTGGACTGGATGGACGCGGAGACGAGAGAGGCTGCGGAGAGCAAGGCAGATGCTATTACTGATATGATTG gTTTTCCGGATTACATTCTGAACAAGGAAGAATTAGATAAACAATACGAAGAGCTGATAGTCAAACCCAATGagtattttgaaaacaatattGCGTTTAATACATTCAGTCTGAAACATGACTTGAGGAAACTAGACCAGCCTGTCAATAAGACGAAATGGg GCATGACACCATCAACAGTGAACGCCTATTACACTCCTACCAAGAACCAAATCGTATTTCCCGCGGGAATCCTTCAAGCTCCCTTCTACGACGAGAACAACCCCAAGTGCGTGAACTACGGGGCCATGGGGGTGGTCATGGGACATGAACTGACCCATGCGTTTGATGACCAGGGACGGGAATATGATAG ATTCGGCAATTTGAACCAATGGTGGAACAACGCAACCATAGCTCGCTTCAAGAAGAGGGCGGAGTGCATACAGACGCAGTACTCACAGTACTCCATGGAAGGACAGCGGCTTAACGGCAAACAGACTTTGG gTGAAAACATAGCAGATAATGGTGGCCTAAAAGCATCGTATCACGCGTATTTGGAGTACAGTAAGACAGCAGCTAAGAACTACACTCTCCCTGGATTGAAGTACTCGCATAGACAATTGTTCTTTATATCGTTTGCacag GTTTGGTGTTCCGCAATGACAAAAGAATCGACCAAAATACAAATCGAAAAAGATGACCACACGGTAGCAAAGTACCGCGTTATCGGACCAATATCGAATCTTCCAGAATTTTCTACGGAATTCAACTGCCCTCTAGGTTCCACAATGAACCCTAAACAAAAGTGTGAAGTATGGTAA
- the LOC123703503 gene encoding endothelin-converting enzyme homolog isoform X2 — protein sequence MPTLHLKPGLTMARYKKTGFMDEDSGSVSSIQLNEGVRSGGTHIRYHTGLTFLAWHQRTKLERFLLVFSGILFLMVMLTTTLLVSTQTASYPRVPAVEKDSDLCLSGTCIYTASEVIKALDETQNPCDDFYQFACGGWVKNNPIPEGKSNWGIFSQIELQNQLIIKTAMEKINLNVTTGAEAKARIYYDACVDTNETIERLGDKPLIGIIKKLGGWHILPNTLVRTQKWDLQKLLQDIQNRYNLGGLFNWAVTEDDRNSTKHVIVLDQGGLNLPTRDNYLNKTAHKKVLDAYLDYMTRICVLLGANKTEARQQMSKVIQFETELANITTPSEDRRDEEGLYNPFTVKQWQREAPFLNWSVFFNDAFRLVNRTIPDNETIVVYAPEYFRNLTKVLRKYSKTEEDQRTITSYMMWQVSRSLSTYLSKPFRDASKILRKALFGSEGAEESWRYCVTDTNNAIGFAVGAMFVREVFHGAAKTEGEIMIDNIRAAFKKHLKQLDWMDAETREAAESKADAITDMIGFPDYILNKEELDKQYEELIVKPNEYFENNIAFNTFSLKHDLRKLDQPVNKTKWGMTPSTVNAYYTPTKNQIVFPAGILQAPFYDENNPKCVNYGAMGVVMGHELTHAFDDQGREYDRFGNLNQWWNNATIARFKKRAECIQTQYSQYSMEGQRLNGKQTLGENIADNGGLKASYHAYLEYSKTAAKNYTLPGLKYSHRQLFFISFAQVWCSAMTKESTKIQIEKDDHTVAKYRVIGPISNLPEFSTEFNCPLGSTMNPKQKCEVW from the exons GGTCTGACCTTCCTAGCATGGCACCAACGGACGAAGCTAGAGCGGTTCCTGCTGGTTTTCAGCGGGATCCTCTTCTTGATGGTGATGCTGACCACTACGCTGTTAGTCAGCACGCAGACAGCGTCGTATCCTCGCGTGCCAGCCGTTGAAAAGGATAGCG atCTCTGCCTATCAGGCACATGCATCTACACAGCTAGCGAGGTTATAAAGGCCCTGGATGAAACACAGAACCCTTGCGATGATTTCTACCAGTTCGCGTGTGGGGGTTGGGTGAAAAACAACCCTATACCTGAAGGGAAATCCAACTGGGGTATATTTAGTCAGATAGAGCTGCAGAATCAGCTGATTATAAAGACTGCTATGG AAAAAATAAACCTCAACGTGACCACCGGAGCAGAAGCGAAAGCTCGAATCTATTACGACGCTTGTGTAGACACAAATGAAACAATAGAAAGGTTGGGAGATAAACCACTGATCGGCATCATAAAGAAGCTGGGAGGCTGGCATATTCTGCCAAACACGCTTGTGAGAACGCAGAAGTGGGATCTGCAGAAGCTATTGCAGGATATTCAGAATAG ATATAATTTGGGTGGTCTATTCAACTGGGCGGTTACAGAAGATGACAGAAATTCAACTAAGCATGTTATAGTG CTCGACCAAGGAGGTCTAAACCTACCCACCAGGGACAATTACCTAAACAAAACAGCTCACAAAAAGGTCCTAGATGCCTATCTCGACTATATGACTCGTATTTGCGTATTACTTGGTGCCAATAAAACTGAAGCTAGGCAGCAAATGAGCAAAGTAATACAATTTGAGACAGAATTGGCCAATATAACCACCCCTTCTGAGGATAGAAGGGATGAAGAAGGGTTGTACAATCCGTTTACCGTGAAACAGTGGCAAAGAGAAGCGCCATTTTTAAATTGGAGCGTGTTTTTCAATGATGCGTTCAGATTGGTTAATAGGACG attccTGACAATGAGACAATAGTAGTGTACGCGCCGGAGTATTTTAGAAACTTGACCAAAGTACTCAGAAAGTACAGTAAAACCGAAGAAGACCAAAG AACAATCACCAGCTACATGATGTGGCAAGTATCGAGATCTCTCTCCACGTATTTATCTAAACCTTTCCGAGATGCATctaagatattgagaaaagcACTATTTGGTTCCGAAGGAGCGGAAGAATCCTGGAGATATTGTGTTACGGATACTAATAATGCTATTG GATTTGCGGTAGGCGCAATGTTCGTCCGGGAAGTTTTCCACGGTGCTGCCAAAACGGAAGGCGAGATCATGATAGATAACATCCGGGCGGCATTCAAGAAGCATCTCAAGCAATTGGACTGGATGGACGCGGAGACGAGAGAGGCTGCGGAGAGCAAGGCAGATGCTATTACTGATATGATTG gTTTTCCGGATTACATTCTGAACAAGGAAGAATTAGATAAACAATACGAAGAGCTGATAGTCAAACCCAATGagtattttgaaaacaatattGCGTTTAATACATTCAGTCTGAAACATGACTTGAGGAAACTAGACCAGCCTGTCAATAAGACGAAATGGg GCATGACACCATCAACAGTGAACGCCTATTACACTCCTACCAAGAACCAAATCGTATTTCCCGCGGGAATCCTTCAAGCTCCCTTCTACGACGAGAACAACCCCAAGTGCGTGAACTACGGGGCCATGGGGGTGGTCATGGGACATGAACTGACCCATGCGTTTGATGACCAGGGACGGGAATATGATAG ATTCGGCAATTTGAACCAATGGTGGAACAACGCAACCATAGCTCGCTTCAAGAAGAGGGCGGAGTGCATACAGACGCAGTACTCACAGTACTCCATGGAAGGACAGCGGCTTAACGGCAAACAGACTTTGG gTGAAAACATAGCAGATAATGGTGGCCTAAAAGCATCGTATCACGCGTATTTGGAGTACAGTAAGACAGCAGCTAAGAACTACACTCTCCCTGGATTGAAGTACTCGCATAGACAATTGTTCTTTATATCGTTTGCacag GTTTGGTGTTCCGCAATGACAAAAGAATCGACCAAAATACAAATCGAAAAAGATGACCACACGGTAGCAAAGTACCGCGTTATCGGACCAATATCGAATCTTCCAGAATTTTCTACGGAATTCAACTGCCCTCTAGGTTCCACAATGAACCCTAAACAAAAGTGTGAAGTATGGTAA
- the LOC123703503 gene encoding endothelin-converting enzyme homolog isoform X1, with amino-acid sequence MSSNMDSQSTPTPEDTPTPSPGVEVVNKFNWLKHAKNARHNPFRPSLTRESSTSELFTRENSSADFFQNSRLNLFESAPKPEVRNYSKGLTFLAWHQRTKLERFLLVFSGILFLMVMLTTTLLVSTQTASYPRVPAVEKDSDLCLSGTCIYTASEVIKALDETQNPCDDFYQFACGGWVKNNPIPEGKSNWGIFSQIELQNQLIIKTAMEKINLNVTTGAEAKARIYYDACVDTNETIERLGDKPLIGIIKKLGGWHILPNTLVRTQKWDLQKLLQDIQNRYNLGGLFNWAVTEDDRNSTKHVIVLDQGGLNLPTRDNYLNKTAHKKVLDAYLDYMTRICVLLGANKTEARQQMSKVIQFETELANITTPSEDRRDEEGLYNPFTVKQWQREAPFLNWSVFFNDAFRLVNRTIPDNETIVVYAPEYFRNLTKVLRKYSKTEEDQRTITSYMMWQVSRSLSTYLSKPFRDASKILRKALFGSEGAEESWRYCVTDTNNAIGFAVGAMFVREVFHGAAKTEGEIMIDNIRAAFKKHLKQLDWMDAETREAAESKADAITDMIGFPDYILNKEELDKQYEELIVKPNEYFENNIAFNTFSLKHDLRKLDQPVNKTKWGMTPSTVNAYYTPTKNQIVFPAGILQAPFYDENNPKCVNYGAMGVVMGHELTHAFDDQGREYDRFGNLNQWWNNATIARFKKRAECIQTQYSQYSMEGQRLNGKQTLGENIADNGGLKASYHAYLEYSKTAAKNYTLPGLKYSHRQLFFISFAQVWCSAMTKESTKIQIEKDDHTVAKYRVIGPISNLPEFSTEFNCPLGSTMNPKQKCEVW; translated from the exons atgtcGTCAAACATGGATAGTCAGTCTACACCGACCCCCGAGGACACACCGACCCCTTCTCCAGGGGTTGAAGTCGTGAACAAGTTCAACTGGCTGAAACATGCGAAGAACGCTCGTCACAACCCTTTCCGACCCTCTTTGACGAGAGAGAGTTCCACCTCTGAACTGTTTACGAGAGAGAACTCCAGTGCGGACTTTTTCCAGAATTCCAGATTGAATCTGTTTGAAAGCGCGCCTAAACCTGAAGTTAGGAATTATAGCAAG GGTCTGACCTTCCTAGCATGGCACCAACGGACGAAGCTAGAGCGGTTCCTGCTGGTTTTCAGCGGGATCCTCTTCTTGATGGTGATGCTGACCACTACGCTGTTAGTCAGCACGCAGACAGCGTCGTATCCTCGCGTGCCAGCCGTTGAAAAGGATAGCG atCTCTGCCTATCAGGCACATGCATCTACACAGCTAGCGAGGTTATAAAGGCCCTGGATGAAACACAGAACCCTTGCGATGATTTCTACCAGTTCGCGTGTGGGGGTTGGGTGAAAAACAACCCTATACCTGAAGGGAAATCCAACTGGGGTATATTTAGTCAGATAGAGCTGCAGAATCAGCTGATTATAAAGACTGCTATGG AAAAAATAAACCTCAACGTGACCACCGGAGCAGAAGCGAAAGCTCGAATCTATTACGACGCTTGTGTAGACACAAATGAAACAATAGAAAGGTTGGGAGATAAACCACTGATCGGCATCATAAAGAAGCTGGGAGGCTGGCATATTCTGCCAAACACGCTTGTGAGAACGCAGAAGTGGGATCTGCAGAAGCTATTGCAGGATATTCAGAATAG ATATAATTTGGGTGGTCTATTCAACTGGGCGGTTACAGAAGATGACAGAAATTCAACTAAGCATGTTATAGTG CTCGACCAAGGAGGTCTAAACCTACCCACCAGGGACAATTACCTAAACAAAACAGCTCACAAAAAGGTCCTAGATGCCTATCTCGACTATATGACTCGTATTTGCGTATTACTTGGTGCCAATAAAACTGAAGCTAGGCAGCAAATGAGCAAAGTAATACAATTTGAGACAGAATTGGCCAATATAACCACCCCTTCTGAGGATAGAAGGGATGAAGAAGGGTTGTACAATCCGTTTACCGTGAAACAGTGGCAAAGAGAAGCGCCATTTTTAAATTGGAGCGTGTTTTTCAATGATGCGTTCAGATTGGTTAATAGGACG attccTGACAATGAGACAATAGTAGTGTACGCGCCGGAGTATTTTAGAAACTTGACCAAAGTACTCAGAAAGTACAGTAAAACCGAAGAAGACCAAAG AACAATCACCAGCTACATGATGTGGCAAGTATCGAGATCTCTCTCCACGTATTTATCTAAACCTTTCCGAGATGCATctaagatattgagaaaagcACTATTTGGTTCCGAAGGAGCGGAAGAATCCTGGAGATATTGTGTTACGGATACTAATAATGCTATTG GATTTGCGGTAGGCGCAATGTTCGTCCGGGAAGTTTTCCACGGTGCTGCCAAAACGGAAGGCGAGATCATGATAGATAACATCCGGGCGGCATTCAAGAAGCATCTCAAGCAATTGGACTGGATGGACGCGGAGACGAGAGAGGCTGCGGAGAGCAAGGCAGATGCTATTACTGATATGATTG gTTTTCCGGATTACATTCTGAACAAGGAAGAATTAGATAAACAATACGAAGAGCTGATAGTCAAACCCAATGagtattttgaaaacaatattGCGTTTAATACATTCAGTCTGAAACATGACTTGAGGAAACTAGACCAGCCTGTCAATAAGACGAAATGGg GCATGACACCATCAACAGTGAACGCCTATTACACTCCTACCAAGAACCAAATCGTATTTCCCGCGGGAATCCTTCAAGCTCCCTTCTACGACGAGAACAACCCCAAGTGCGTGAACTACGGGGCCATGGGGGTGGTCATGGGACATGAACTGACCCATGCGTTTGATGACCAGGGACGGGAATATGATAG ATTCGGCAATTTGAACCAATGGTGGAACAACGCAACCATAGCTCGCTTCAAGAAGAGGGCGGAGTGCATACAGACGCAGTACTCACAGTACTCCATGGAAGGACAGCGGCTTAACGGCAAACAGACTTTGG gTGAAAACATAGCAGATAATGGTGGCCTAAAAGCATCGTATCACGCGTATTTGGAGTACAGTAAGACAGCAGCTAAGAACTACACTCTCCCTGGATTGAAGTACTCGCATAGACAATTGTTCTTTATATCGTTTGCacag GTTTGGTGTTCCGCAATGACAAAAGAATCGACCAAAATACAAATCGAAAAAGATGACCACACGGTAGCAAAGTACCGCGTTATCGGACCAATATCGAATCTTCCAGAATTTTCTACGGAATTCAACTGCCCTCTAGGTTCCACAATGAACCCTAAACAAAAGTGTGAAGTATGGTAA